Part of the Schaalia odontolytica genome is shown below.
CCGCCACGGATGCCTCGGGCGCCCCCGTGGCGACCACGGGAACCTGGTTCAGCCACCACCTCGAACTCGCCACGGGAGAGAGCATCGACACCGGCTTGGACAAGCTGCGCGGATGGTGGGACGTCACGGGCGCGTGGCCGACCGATGACGATCCGAACGGCGCCATCGTGGGTGCAACCTACGCCGCCGAGCGCGGCCTGAACGTGGGGGACTCCTTCACGCTCACGCGCGCGGGCATCAGCCGCGAATTCACGGTGCGCGGCGTCGTGACCACCGGGGACGATGCCGACCGCGGTGTCTACATTCAGCTTCCCGCGGCCCAGGAACTGATTGAACGTGAGGGGGTCGTCAGCAGCGTCGAGGTCTCGGCCCTGACCACCCCCGACAACGACTTGGCCCGCAAGGCCGCGAAGAACCCGAACTCGCTGAGCGTGTCCGAGAAGGAGACCTGGTACTGCACGGCCTACGTCTCCTCCATCGCCTACCAGATTGAGGAGGTCATGACGGACTCGGTCGCCCGTCCCGTCCGCCAGGTCGCCCAGTCCGAGGGAACCGTCCTGGAGAAGACGCAGCTCCTCATGGTGCTGGTCACCGTCCTGGCCCTCATCGCCTCGGCCCTGGCCATCGCGAATCTCGTGACCGCTGGCGTCATGGAGCGCTCCAGTGAGATCGGCCTGATGAAGGCCGTGGGCGCCAAAGACAAACAGATCATCGCCCTCTTCCTCGCCGAGACGATCGTCGTCGGACTCGTGGGCGGAGTCATCGGCTACGGAGCGGGGCTCGGCCTCGCCCAGGCCATCGGATACATGGTCTTCGGCTCGGCCATCGCCTTCGCCCCCGTCGTCGTCGGACTCGTCGCCGTCCTCGTCATCATCGTCGTCCTGGGAGCCTCCATCCCGGCGATCCGCTACCTGCTGCGTCTCAACGCGGCGGAAGTCCTCCACGGAAGGTGAGCCACATGTCCAGACGAGCAATGTTCTGGCGGATGATCACCTCCTCCATCCTGCGCCGGCGCTCCCGCGTCCTCATCGCGGTCCTCGCCGTCGCCATCGGTGCGACCACCCTGTCCGGCCTCGTCACGATCGCCGTCGACGTGCCCGCGCAGATGGCCCGCGAGATCCGCTCCTACGGCGCCAACCTCGTACTCACCCCCAGCGGGGAAGGAAGCATCACGGACGAGGCGGTGGCCGCCGCCACCGAACACGTGCCGGCCGACGCCCTCGTCGGCTCCGCAGCCTTCGACTACGAGACGGTCACCGTCAACGACCAGCCCTACGTCGCGGGAGGAACCGACCTGGATGCTGTGCGCGCCATGAACCCCTTCTGGTTCGTCGACGGCGCGTGGCCGGATGCGCCCGGGCAGACGCTCGTCGGCGAGCAGATCGCCTCCACGATCGACGTCAAGGCCGGAGACACCATCACGGTCAGCCAACTCGATGGCAACGCGTCCGCCAAGGCCGCCCAGGCATCCGGCCAGCAGTCGGGCGCCGACGCGGCCCAGGCCTCCTCCCTGTCCCTGGAACCGCGCACCGTCACCCTGACGGTCTCCGGGATCCTCAAGACCGGTGGAAACGAGGACGGCTACCTGTACATGTCCGCCCAGGACATGTCCGCGCTCACCGGAACCCAGGGAGCGGTCTCCCTCGCGGAATACTCCATCGCCCTCGAGGGCGAGCAGCTGAGCGCGGTCGCGGACGCCATGAACGCCTCCAACCCCGACGTTCACGCTCAAACGGTGCGGCGCCTCGCCCAATCGGACACGGGGGTTCTCAACATGCTGCGCTCCCTCCTCCTCGTCGTCACCGTCATCGTCCTGGCCCTCACCATGATCGGCGTCTCCACGACGATGATCGCCGTCGTCACCGAACGCCGCAACGAGATCGGCCTGCGGAAGGCCCTGGGCGCCACCGCCCGCTCCATCACCGCGGAGTTCATGGGCGAGGGCGTCATGCTCGGAGCCATCGGCGGGATCCTGGGGGCGGGCGCCGGATACGGCCTGGCCACCCTGATCTCGACCTCCGTGTTCCACCGCACCATCTCCCTGCACCCCCTCATCCTGATCGCCACCGTCGCGTGCGCGATCCTCATCGCCGTCCTCGCCTGCCTCCCGCCCGTGCGCCGCGCACTGGCTGTCGACCCCGCGCTCGTCCTGCGCGGAGAATGAGAAGACCCATGAACACCCCAGAGAAACTCCCCGCCGATCCCCAGGCAAAGCCCGCGCACCCCCTCCTCCGCCTCGACGGCGTCTCGAAGATTTATGGCGACCTGCACGCCCTGGACAACGTCTCCCTCGAGATCCCGCGCGGCCAGTGGGTCTCCATCGTCGGCCCCTCGGGCAGCGGAAAGACAACCCTCATGAACATCGTCGGCGCCATGGACACGGCGACGACGGGCACCGTCACCCTCGACGGACACGACATCTCCGACCTGACGGCCGACGAACTCACCGAGGTCCGCTGCCGGACCATCGGGCTGGTGTTCCAACAGTTCCACCTCATCGGCCACCTCACCGCCCTCGAGAACGTCATGGTTGCCCAGTACTACCACTCGATGCCGGACGAGAAGGAAGCCATGGAGGCCCTGGACCGCGTCGGCCTCGCCGACCGCGCCACCCACCTTCCCCGCCAGCTCTCCGGCGGCGAGCAGCAGCGCGTGTGCGTCGCCCGCGCGCTCATCAACTACCCCAAGCTCGTCCTCGCCGACGAGCCCACCGGCAACCTCGACGAAACGAACGAGGAGATCGTCCTGGACCTGTTCAACCAGCTCCACCGCGACGGCACGACGCTCATGGTCGTCACGCACGACGCGCTCGTCGCAGAGCAAGGGCAGCGCGAGATCCGTCTCGACCACGGTAAGGTCGTGAAAGAGACGTGGCACGACCACGACTCGCGCACCTTAGACCTCGCGGTCCCGGCGGACGCGCAGGCCTCCCGCAGCGGAAAGGACAAGGTACGATGAACCGTCGATCGACGCCCCCCAGCCCCTCCGGCTCCCCCCGGTGGGGGAGCGTGGCCACCTACGCGACCCTCGGCGCCCTCGGCGCCACGATCCTGGCCGCCTGTCAGCCCTCGACGGGCCTGGACATGAGCAAGCCCCTCAATGATGGGACCTGGACCGCGCAGTCCAACGCCGACGACCAGGGCTCCGTCGGCACGATCACCATCACCGTCGAAGGTGGGCGGATCACCGCGACCTCGTACGAGACGACGCTCGCGGACGGCACGGACAAGGGAAGCGACTACGGGAAGAGTTCGGCCGGAGAGGTCTTCAACGAGGACTACTACAAGAAGGCCCAGGCCGCCGTCGCCTCCTACCAGGAGTACTCCGAGAACCTCACGAAGGTCGGCGACCCCGCCAAGGTCGATGTCATCACGGGCGCGACCGTCGCCCACCAGCAGTTCGTGCAGGCGGCGATCCGAGCGATCGCGGCCGCCCAGGGCGTATCCCCCGACGGAGCGGACGACATCGAGATCCCCGGCCTGAACGACGCCACCAAGGAGGGGGCCGACGACCTCGGGGGTAGCGACGGCTGAAAGCCCGCCCACGTGGCGTTCCTCCTTCCCCGCGATGGGTACCCGCGTCGACCTGATCGGCTGGGGCGGGGACGGCATGGGAATCGTCAACGCCCTCGTCGGCCTCGTCGCCAGGCACGAGGACCTGTGGAGCGCCTATCGCGCCACGTCCGAGGTATCGAGGATCAACTCCTCCCATCTCCCATCGGTGGTCGGCGCACCATCAGTGGTCGGCGCCCCGGACCCGGGCGGCGTCCTCGTCAGCGAGGAGACCGACCGCCTCCTGAGGGAGGCGCTGGTGCTGGCGAGCGCCACCGGAGCATCCTTCAACCCCCTGATAGGGCCCCTCGTCGCCGCATGGGACGTCCCGGCCATGCGGGCGGCATACGTCGCGGGCGCTCCGCTTCCCCCCGCCCCGGCCCCGGGCCTCGTCAAGGCAGCGCTGGATGCCTCCTCGCCCGAGCTTCTGACCCGTGTTGGAGAGCGCCGCTGGCTGCTGCGAGACCCCGGAGCCTTCGAACGCGCGGCTCTTTCCGCGCGCCCGCTTCAGGCACCCCGCGAGGGCACGCGACCCTCGCCGCGCCTTGATCTCGGAGGAATCGCCAAGGGATACACGGCTGACGCGTGCCGCGACCTCGCCGCGGAGCTGGGCGCTTCGGGCGTCCTCGTTTCCGTCGGCACCTCCTCGATCGCGGCGCACGGG
Proteins encoded:
- a CDS encoding ABC transporter permease — translated: MLRGALTRRGNRHLMIALTIALGAGVATSMLSVMFNVGDKVNQELKSYGANIVVRAQGAAVLSDLYSTGEASESHAYLREDELGNIKTIFWTYNILDFAPLLNVSATDASGAPVATTGTWFSHHLELATGESIDTGLDKLRGWWDVTGAWPTDDDPNGAIVGATYAAERGLNVGDSFTLTRAGISREFTVRGVVTTGDDADRGVYIQLPAAQELIEREGVVSSVEVSALTTPDNDLARKAAKNPNSLSVSEKETWYCTAYVSSIAYQIEEVMTDSVARPVRQVAQSEGTVLEKTQLLMVLVTVLALIASALAIANLVTAGVMERSSEIGLMKAVGAKDKQIIALFLAETIVVGLVGGVIGYGAGLGLAQAIGYMVFGSAIAFAPVVVGLVAVLVIIVVLGASIPAIRYLLRLNAAEVLHGR
- a CDS encoding ABC transporter permease; amino-acid sequence: MSRRAMFWRMITSSILRRRSRVLIAVLAVAIGATTLSGLVTIAVDVPAQMAREIRSYGANLVLTPSGEGSITDEAVAAATEHVPADALVGSAAFDYETVTVNDQPYVAGGTDLDAVRAMNPFWFVDGAWPDAPGQTLVGEQIASTIDVKAGDTITVSQLDGNASAKAAQASGQQSGADAAQASSLSLEPRTVTLTVSGILKTGGNEDGYLYMSAQDMSALTGTQGAVSLAEYSIALEGEQLSAVADAMNASNPDVHAQTVRRLAQSDTGVLNMLRSLLLVVTVIVLALTMIGVSTTMIAVVTERRNEIGLRKALGATARSITAEFMGEGVMLGAIGGILGAGAGYGLATLISTSVFHRTISLHPLILIATVACAILIAVLACLPPVRRALAVDPALVLRGE
- a CDS encoding ABC transporter ATP-binding protein; translated protein: MNTPEKLPADPQAKPAHPLLRLDGVSKIYGDLHALDNVSLEIPRGQWVSIVGPSGSGKTTLMNIVGAMDTATTGTVTLDGHDISDLTADELTEVRCRTIGLVFQQFHLIGHLTALENVMVAQYYHSMPDEKEAMEALDRVGLADRATHLPRQLSGGEQQRVCVARALINYPKLVLADEPTGNLDETNEEIVLDLFNQLHRDGTTLMVVTHDALVAEQGQREIRLDHGKVVKETWHDHDSRTLDLAVPADAQASRSGKDKVR
- a CDS encoding FAD:protein FMN transferase, giving the protein MGTRVDLIGWGGDGMGIVNALVGLVARHEDLWSAYRATSEVSRINSSHLPSVVGAPSVVGAPDPGGVLVSEETDRLLREALVLASATGASFNPLIGPLVAAWDVPAMRAAYVAGAPLPPAPAPGLVKAALDASSPELLTRVGERRWLLRDPGAFERAALSARPLQAPREGTRPSPRLDLGGIAKGYTADACRDLAAELGASGVLVSVGTSSIAAHGTRADSSPWRVGMRDPNDGEASVNGVIEVPADGMASLSTSGDNLGPLGARRAPMPPGAPSRACDHHIIDPRTGEPARSGVRQVSVVASCGVLAEALSTALLVDPSLDVGDVVARWSCASGLPASARVVGLERAVQ